A region from the Pseudomonadota bacterium genome encodes:
- a CDS encoding prepilin peptidase: protein MPPVSDTLLTDELAPWFVRTAAAVFGALWGSFFNVVIYRWPREISVVFPASHCPACQARIPARHNIPILSYLLLRGRAACCGARLSMRYPLVEVLAAILALAVAERFIVRSPWQVELLPALLVALCFFAFVGGLLVAAFIDMECMEIPDEIALPGAALGLATATFRPWPSAAEIAFGAGVGFLLVQVLFVWGYEKLTGRRGMGEGDAKLLMMIGAFVGWQGVLFSLFAGATQGVIVALGLLMAGRSPTPTGSDDRPSRDATRGIQLAPAEPLDTHEEAPGPRSEPPPRYAGHLKVPFGPFLSLAAIEYLFFGEAVLEVYWGLFR from the coding sequence ATGCCGCCGGTCTCGGACACCTTGCTGACCGACGAGCTCGCACCGTGGTTCGTGCGCACGGCGGCGGCGGTATTCGGGGCGCTCTGGGGCAGCTTCTTCAACGTGGTGATCTACCGTTGGCCGCGCGAAATATCGGTCGTATTCCCTGCAAGCCACTGCCCGGCCTGTCAAGCGCGCATCCCGGCTCGCCACAATATCCCGATCTTGAGCTATCTCCTGCTGCGGGGCCGGGCGGCCTGCTGCGGCGCGAGGCTTTCGATGCGGTACCCCCTGGTGGAAGTGCTTGCCGCGATCTTGGCGCTGGCCGTGGCCGAGCGCTTCATCGTGCGGTCCCCATGGCAGGTCGAGCTGCTCCCGGCCCTGCTGGTCGCCTTGTGTTTCTTCGCGTTCGTGGGCGGGCTGCTGGTGGCGGCCTTCATAGATATGGAATGTATGGAGATTCCTGACGAAATCGCGCTGCCCGGAGCCGCGCTGGGGCTGGCGACCGCCACGTTTCGGCCCTGGCCCAGCGCAGCGGAGATCGCGTTTGGAGCGGGCGTTGGTTTTCTTCTGGTGCAGGTGCTCTTTGTGTGGGGATACGAGAAACTGACCGGCAGGCGGGGCATGGGGGAGGGCGACGCCAAGCTCCTGATGATGATCGGCGCGTTCGTGGGCTGGCAGGGCGTGCTCTTTTCCCTCTTTGCGGGCGCCACGCAGGGGGTCATCGTCGCCCTCGGCCTCTTGATGGCGGGCCGGAGCCCGACGCCTACGGGATCGGATGACAGACCCAGCCGCGACGCCACCCGTGGCATTCAGCTTGCCCCCGCCGAGCCCCTGGACACCCATGAGGAGGCGCCGGGGCCCCGGTCCGAGCCCCCGCCGCGCTATGCGGGTCATCTCAAGGTTCCGTTCGGCCCCTTCTTGAGCCTTGCGGCCATCGAGTACCTTTTCTTCGGCGAAGCCGTGTTGGAGGTTTACTGGGGGCTCTTTCGCTAG